One genomic window of Onychomys torridus chromosome 19, mOncTor1.1, whole genome shotgun sequence includes the following:
- the LOC118570667 gene encoding LOW QUALITY PROTEIN: sodium-dependent glucose transporter 1-like (The sequence of the model RefSeq protein was modified relative to this genomic sequence to represent the inferred CDS: substituted 1 base at 1 genomic stop codon) produces MESRGSQAKAVGQHLLQAETAGKNGLQAVSSGQVGRALRWFTTVVLNAAFLGMGVSAAVLGPTFPDLAKNVNQNISSLSEVFVGRALGYLCGSVVGGALFDCTNPFLLLGLSNLLTSAGLYLTPFCKTAGLLIAMMSVTGVSFGVLDTGGNVLILNLWGDKGAPHMQALHFSFALGAFLAPLLAKLAWGTAASTQNLTEAGFERSALNLSSGATSDSLFAAPKDMNLLWTYASIGTYVLVVSVFLFAPFFKQSSKQKKPMASGQGARRAKYHWALLCLLFLFFFFYVGAEVTYGSFIFSFATTHVGMEESEAAGLNSIFWGTFAACRGLAIFFATLLQPGTMIVLSSVGSLVSTFFLVLFDKSPLCLWIATSVYGASLAATFPSGISWIEQYTSLSGKSAAFILIGAALGLMATPALSGILQGHYPDLPIILYTCLGSAVFTTALFPVMYKLAILPLDGKQKKSIKSESQMFLPSNSGLQGRKXKDEDRCTEMGEARAGTRRLCFPALAKQGG; encoded by the exons ATGGAGTCCCGTGGGTCCCAGGCCAAGGCAGTTGGGCAGCACCTCCTCCAGGCTGAGACCGCAGGGAAGAACGGGCTCCAGGCTGTGTCCAGTGGCCAAGTGGGAAGAGCGCTGCGCTGGTTCACCACTGTGGTCCTGAATGCCGCCTTCCTGGGGATG GGCGTGAGCGCTGCTGTGCTGGGACCCACATTCCCAGACCTGGCAAAGAATGTGAACCAGAACATCAGCAGCCTTTCGGAAGTCTTCGTGGGCCGCGCCCTCGGCTACTTGTGCGGCTCTGTGGTTGGCGGGGCGCTTTTCGACTGTACGAATCCTTTTTTACTCTTGG GGCTGTCAAACCTGCTCACCTCGGCCGGTCTTTACCTGACTCCTTTCTGTAAGACAGCAGGCTTGCTGATTGCCATGATGTCGGTCACTGGCGTCTCGTTTGGCGTTCTGGATACAG GTGGGAATGTCCTTATCTTGAATCTTTGGGGAGACAAAGGAGCCCCACACATGCAGGCCTTGCACTTCAGTTTCGCCTTGGGTGCCTTCCTGGCTCCCCTGCTGGCTAAATTGGCCTGGGGGACAGCAGCATCCACTCAGAACCTCacagaggctggctttgaacgGTCAGCCTTGAACCTATCCTCTGGAGCCACCTCAGACTCTCTGTTTGCAGCGCCCAAGGACATGAACCTGCTGTGGACCTATGCTTCCATCGGCACCTATGTCTTAgttgtctctgtcttcctgtttgCTCCATTCTTTAAGCAAAGCTCAAAGCAGAAAAAACCCATGGCATCTGGTCAGGGAGCCCGAAGAGCTAAATATCACTGGGCCctgctctgtctcctcttcctcttcttcttcttttacgtTGGAGCTGAGGTGACCTACGGCTCTTTCATATTCTCCTTTGCTACCACTCATGTTGGCATGGAAGAAAGTGAAGCAGCTGGCTTGAACTCCATCTTCTGGGGGACCTTTGCAGCCTGCAGGGGCCTGGCCATCTTCTTTGCAACACTCTTACAGCCTGGAACCATGATTGTGTTGAGCAGTGTTGGCAGCCTTGTCTCAACTTTCTTTCTGGTGCTGTTTGATAAGAGCCCCCTTTGTCTCTGGATCGCAACATCTGTGTATGGAGCCTCCCTGGCAGCCACATTTCCCAGTGGCATTTCCTGGATTGAGCAGTACACCAGTCTAAGTGGAAAGTCTGCAGCATTTATTCTGATCGGTGCTGCCTTGGGACTCATGGCTACTCCTGCACTATCTGGAATTCTTCAGGGACACTACCCAGATCTGCCCATAATTCTGTACACTTGTCTGGGGTCAGCGGTATTCACGACTGCTTTGTTTCCAGTGATGTATAAATTAGCCATCTTACCTCTGGATGGCAAGCAGAAAAAAAGCATCAAGAGTGAGAGCCAGATGTTTTTACCTTCCAACTCTGGGCTGCAAGGgaggaaatgaaaagatgaaGACAGATGCACCGAAATGGGAGAAGCAAGAGCAGGGACCAGAAGGCTTTGCTTCCCAGCTCTAGCTAAACAAGGAGGCTAA